The genomic stretch CTTCCACCTAAAATAACAAGACCCCATCATTTCATTtataatgataaatattattgatgcgCAAGTGttccccatatatatatatatatatatatatatatatatatatatatatatacagctAGAGAGAGGCTTAATTGACACGAACCTGTAGCTATTGCTATCAGCTCTAACTCTACACCACCAACCCACCGGACAGCAGGCAAGTTCCTGTGCATTAATAAATGATTTGCTTCATCATCAAACCCCCATTGACAGATAACCAAGGTTGCGCCGACATCCTGAGAATCAGATTTAAGCAAAAAATAGTTACAAGCAACATAAACATAAAGAGACGGTAACATAGTCTCCTAGCGACTCCAAAAGCAACCCGCCAAAAAGCATATTATCAAAAACCTCATACAACCTGAATACTGGCCAGATGAAAATAGAACAGTCAGAAATTGGTGAAAccagagaaagaaaacaaatacagGGGAGATGAGTACAGGGACAAGTTTAATATACAGTAAGAGAGATGAGCTTATACAATTGTGTCATATCAAACATTTATTGATGGTTACACAAACTGCAACCCACCTTGCATTTCTGAACCATGACATCAAAGTACTGCTGCTCTTGCTTGCGCAATGTTTGAAACTTTTCAACTGTATCAATGTCCACCTTATGTTTAGTCTTTGGCTTAGGTGGTTCAAAGGGGCACGTCAGGATAGCAATTTTTGCATCTTCAATTTGCTTTGGCATCTGCGGATGACTCATTTCCTTGTCAACAAGTATCCCATATATCAGTTCAGTATCTTCCAACTTGCCTCCTACTTTCCCTTCAACTTTtatcaaatctaaattaacatCTTTCCTCTCTAAATCTGCAACAGCAAGAACTGCTTTAACTGAAATCTCTGCTAAACTGCGCTTGCACCGATTCACACTGCAAAACAAAGAGACATGTAATAATCACAGTGCATAGCATAAGTCTAGCAGTAAAGGCATTCAACTAGCACTCATCTTCCTAGCATGCCCAAATTCGAAGTCAAAACACCTTTAATAGAGAATGGGTTGCAACACACACGATTCAACCACTAAAAAATCCAGCTAATGCACAGCTGTACACTCATCTTTCCGATCCCTAATTTGATACCAAAACTACAGACCTCAGTGGAGAGTTAAAGTTGAAAAACCCTAAACTCAGCTATGACAGTGCTCCATACACATGCATGAGGGAAGAAAACCTTAAAACAGCTTAGAATATTTATGGAAAAGGGAAACATAGATAGGTGTGAAAAAACTATGAAGATTTATATATGGCAATTATCATTACTACAAAACTGGGAATATTTATGAATCATCTGGACAGTCATCGCACTACATTCTGCATACTAAAAACAACTACTCTTTGCTTAGGGCGACACATGctaaaacatctcgtcttgtGACTTTGGTTTGTCATATTTTCAGTGTTCCATGGTCTTTATGAGATGATTTAGGTATTTAGAGCAgtgcttataaaaataaaaaaaaaaaaaatcatcctttcTAAGCATATTTGCAGTTTGATAGAGTTATTAACAGGCAGCAAAGGAAACACACAAAAAAGGTATTTTAGATAAGATCCAAACCACTAGCATAGAATTATAAGACTCTGTATCTTGGTGCAGAGCCAAGGGTTCATTAAGAAACTTGTGGTTTATAATAGATTACATCACCGGATACACAAATGTACTGAATTGCACATACACGCAAGAAATTTAAGAAATAGGTATGCACAAAGAGAAACAGTCTAGTGTAGCAataacataacaaaaacaacaataaagaagatACAATGAACATAACAGCAAATCGTTTGACAAGTGCAATACCACAAAAACAGAGCAGAACCAAACTTACATCTTGGAGGACAAAGTAGTCATGCAAGTTTGAACCAAGGGCTCAATATTATCAACTCCAAAATCATACTTCTGAGAGATCTTCTCCAAATGCTCCACAGCAATTCTAGAAGCAGTCTCATAACCCTCAGCAACACGAATAGGGTGAATCCCGCGCTCCAACAGCTTCTGAGACTGCTCTAAAAGTGCACCAGCCAAAACAACAACACCAGTAGTCCCATCACCGATTTCATAATCCTGACTCCTCGAAAGCTCAACCAACAGTTTTGCAATCTGATTGTCCACATCCATTTGCTCCAATATCGTAGCACCATCATTTGCTAATTTTAATTCCACAGATCCATATCCATAATTAGTAAATcacaaaccctaaaccctaataaaaatcaaatcaaagtgaatttgaacttttttcttaaaaagaaaaccctatATTCAGTGGCGAAATCAactgagagagaaagagagaagggtACTGACTGATGGTGACGTCGCCGTCGGGACTCTGGAGCATCTTATCCATACCTTTGGGACCGAGAGAGGTGCGAAGGATGCGAGAGACGGCCATACCAGAAGCAATGTTGGCTTTTTGAGCATCGAGACCTCTCAATCGAACCTTCTGGTcttgttcttttattattacaaatgGTCTACCGAATTCATCGAACGCTAACGCCATCTCTCTCTGTGTGTGTTTCAAGCAAagaaatgaagatttttttcCCCAACTTCTTCGGTTTCCAAGGGGGAGAGTGATAGGCGAGAAGAGTGTAGAAGGAAGGAAGTGATTCAGTGAAATGAAGAGTTAGTAGTAGTTATAGCATATAAGAAAAGTGAGAAGAAGCGCCTCCGAAATTTCAAAGCCCTAACTtgatgatactttttttttttttttcctgggctTACAAGGCCTTGGCCCAATAAATTTATCAAGTGTGCCCGGCCTTTACTCTTAAGGGCCCAATAAATCCCCCGTTGTGtttacataataataaaaacaatagcaataataacagtttttaattttaccatttaaattaaatttataattttttttcaataataatatttttttaaaattttttaataattatattaataatattaacaataatgataaaaaaaacaataataataataataataggttAAGTCCAAGTGTCTTAAGTTTGACAACTATGCTAAAGCCAAGACACATGGATGTGGCAAGCTTACTAACTCCAAGGCTCATGGATGCATAGCCAAGTTTACTTTGGTTGGATCATGGAAGCTTGCCCGAACCatctttttatttggatttggtAAGCCTAACAGACTATCTTGGTTGAGTCTTGTAAGCTTATTAGAACTATTGTGGCTGGATCAAACAAGCATGCTAGACCCACCTTGGTTGTGTCTGGAAAGCTTATCAGACATATGTTACTTGGTTCTGGCAACTTCATATGTTTACGATTagcatgtttatatatataaaagaaaacataactaCCCCAATTAATCTTAGACATAAAATCTATATGCAATCTCTTGAAtccagcaaaatccaaaagaaataattaaaaatacctAGCGTAATCTCATAGTACTTATAAGCTATACATGCCCAGAACAAAgagaaataacaaataaaccactgcaaaatcaaccaaaatctCATCAGACTGCACCAAACTAGCACTCTCTCAAGAACAATCACGCAATTGGATATATCACATGTAAAACTTGTATCTAATTATTAGCCCCTTTAGCATTCTCTCAAGAACAATCACACAATCAGGTACATCGCAGGTAAGACttctattaaataattaaaatattttattattaagagTTTATTTAACTCCTAAAAGCTATTGTATTGTGTTGTAAAATTAAACATGACAAATTATTTGATAGTAAACTATTGTACTATATTTTTAgtaaaagtatttaaattaaaattactatTAAGTACAAgactaaaattaaacaatttttttaaataatcatttaaaaaaagatctttatttgaaaaataaataactatcataaaataatataagtaaaaaataatcaaaactttacataattattaatttttctgtaAATAGAACTACtaagtaatttaattaagatCCATACAAGTTAAAGATAAAACGCACTTAAGAAATAATCGAGATtacttaattttcaaatttttaactatataattaaatactagttaattaatatatataaaacaaaaagaattgtaggtggttaattttaaaatactcaaggttatttttttatttcaaataaaataaaatgttttctatcttaaaaaagaacatcacttcccatgttttttaaagtgaaaaagTAATATatccttaaaatatttttataaaaatcacatgCTACTTTTTAGAAAAACAGAGGTTCAAACAGGTTCTAATAAACTAAAGTTTTTTATTCATACCtttgaagaaaatcaaaggACATATTAAATTGCCATCTACAAACCAACAATTTAGCAACctactaattaattattattttttaatgtatgatTTCGTGCAGAATCAGATAGAAAAAGCATGTTTGATGCAtcatattcttaaaattaaaaaaaaaaaaaaaaaaaaaaaaaaaaaaaaaacatgctttacAAACTGATCCACGGATATGATCATTTGACTCGATGGAACGCAGTTTTCCCTGCAAAATGCAAGATCAGAACATCCATGTCAAACTCTGTAAGACAACAATGGAATCACTAAAATTAGATGAGTAGCCTAATTAACAAATTTTCCCTACTAATTCTCTAATTATTGGGAAAATCTTAGGTGTTTATTCAACTTGAACAGCCAATAACTCCCGAGGCTACGTGTGGTTTTCCTCAGTCCCCGCAGCAATCTTACCGGATTACAGGTTTATTAACAATTAGTGATTAGCATCCACACAGCTTTGTCTCCATAACCAAACgactgtatatatatacacaaagcACCTTCTATGCAAATCCCTCCTCCATCATTGCAGAGTTTCTCTATCCCCCATAGCTAGCTAGAGAACATCTGCATTCTAATTCAATCAGAGTTATCCCACAAGAAGATTGAAACAAAATGGCAAGCAAAGTGATTGTTCTTGCTCTTGTCTTTTTTGCCATTGTTGGGTTggcatcagcagcagcagcacctgCTCCTTCCACAACTGTCGTGCAAGCAGAAGCACCTGCTCCTTCCACAACTGTCGTGCCAGCAGAAGCACCTTTGAGCGATGATTTTATCGGCACTGATGATGCTGCTGCACCCTCTGGTGGTGACGCCGTTGTTCCAGGACCAATGGGAAGTGTTGAAGCAGCCGGGGGACCTTCTGGATCACCCAAAAGTGATTCCGCTGCCCTCAAGTTCTCTGCCATTACAGGAGTTGCCGCTGTTGCTGGCTGCCTCTTCTTCTAAGCTAAGTTATATTGTGTAGTGTACGTAAAAGATTTATGTATCTCAACTTTCTGTGCAAGGGGGGAGGGTTTCTTGCCATCGAtgtctatttatttatattgtaaCCACCATTATTGCACCAGATCATGAGCTTGGTGTATCAATCtccacaaaatatatatattgattagtGGAATCATGTTCTTCCTTAATGCAATAAACACGCATTGATGCagattcttcatttttattttcaaactcgAAGCAAGGGACCCTTGCTGCTGGTAATTAGTTAGCTCTGGGTTGGTGGACAACCTCTGCGCATGCACCTACGATTCTAAGCCATTATAGTACTGGTTGAAGAAAATTGGGACCTATTCAATCATTTACACCTTCCTAACTCCATTTTCCGGCCGTGGCATTGGAAACACCAAAACTGTTTTTCGGTTCCTCTGACGAGAACTGGGAATGGAACGAACAAGCGTAGGTACGTTTCACTGCATTTTCAGGATGTTGCAGACCCCCAGTTCACAGACAATGACAGTGAACATGAAGGAATTCTCCACTGAGGGTAGTGGGTTTTCGATTTCCCACCTTCTGCCATTTTCCCCTAGTAAAGTTTTTAGATACAGCCGGTTTAAAACCCGGGTTCTAGATTTTGACCGGATCGTTCAAGtcaatccttttaaaaaaaaaatcaaaataacattattttaataaaaataaaaacaaaaattaacaagttGCAATAAAGTTTTTAATCGAGTCAACCTGCTAGGTCTATCAAAGCACACCgagttttcctttctttattttttctttaaccttgCTTGTTCCAACCTTGGATCGAATCAACCCACTAGACCAGATCAGGTTTCAAAACGATACTTTCTAGAATATGAAACAGGGAGCCGAACTAGGCCAAGTTAGACTCTTACCATCACAGAAAGCTATGATTAGGAGAACGACGGCTTTCCCTTGGTAGATTATGACTCTCTTAGCTTATAAGCTGAGGATGCCTCTTACCGTTCAGGCCTCGAATcatttacaggaaaaaaaaaggctttagAAAGTGATTTGATCAAAACCGACCTGATCAATCATGTAATCTAAGCTCATACTGAAGCATATGATAATggttatatatcaaaaaaaattattttttaaaaaattatttttgatattaatatatattatattaaattaaaaatacaaaatattaattttaaataattttttaaaaaattttcatgacGGCGCCTCAGCAACTACTCCTCCTTGGCTGGACCGAAAGAGAATTTCATACCTAATTTTAAGCGAGGATCTAGGATCATTATTGCAAACCCCGGAAAGGACCAGGCATTGGTTACGAGATGTTCATCAGGTCAGAACCTAACTGCAAGTAACTAAGGCAAGAAAAGACCAGGCATCGGCTTCAAGGTTATAGAAGGATCAGATGGCTAGGTACCATCTAGCAAATGGAAGGATATTCTAAGAGAACACGATGTCCAATATTTCTAAGGCTTCGTTTGTTTGCAGAAAAGTGAAttctttttagaaagtgaatttctgaaaagtgaattcctgaaaagtgaattccgatgtttggtaatgttatggaaaatgaactggaaaacattttccggtgtttgtttgtgttatggaaaatgaactggaaaaataatttattaatgaattatttttttttcaagtttatctatatatatatatataatatttaatataaatatttaatcacttacaataaaaaaataaaatctaaaaagtataatgataatttttttttattattattatatcctatattcatacacagcttattttataaaatataactatatatatcatatcatattatatagaaataagcttgtgaaatatttttgaagcaaaacctagtaatatatttttttcaattttaaaagcttaaaataagttttttttttcatatgaagaaagccaaattagtttttttttttttgtatgaagaatttttttaaagataaatacatacaaaaatattttgattggttttttggataaatatttttttttatgggtaaaGGCAATTACCCCttgaatatatatcaaataatcattaagaaataaatataaatacctaACATCAAACACaatcatgcataaatattacgTTTCGATGTCATACTtgtcaaataacaaacatagtCTGAACCCAAATTTTCGACATATTAAAACCATCTTAGCAAGCAGGCATGTAGCAGTGTTGGTTCACAAAATTCTGAACCcaaatttttctcaaattagtgttttttaccataaatgcttttgccaacatttcattttggaccaaatgatcGAATGTATATTATAATTGGTTCTACTACAACAATATgaataaattaacataaaattaaagacaGTTTCATTCCTTCCCCGTATTTCGGTTTCATTCCCCTTCCCCGTGTAATTTTCTCTGTTCTGCCTATCTCTAACTCTCTCCCATAAAATTAAAGACAATTTCATTCATTCTCCTCATTCGGTTTCATTCGTTCGGTTTCATTCCCATTCGGTTTCATTCGTTCGGTTTCTGCTCCCATTTCATTCCACTGTCATTCCCATCTCATTCGGTTTGTCGTTCCCCTGGCAATCGGTTTGTCGTTCCCCTGGCAATCGGTTTGTCGTTCCCCTCTCAATCGGTCACTTACACTTCGGTTTCTCAGGCTCGCCTTTCATTCCCCTCTGATTCCCCTAATTCCCCCTAATAATTTTATTGCCTATCACTGTTCGTTCTCTCTCGCCTATCACAGATCATTCTCTCTCGGCTCTGTCTCACCAATCCCCTGTTCTCTGAAGAAGCAGGACACCATCACATATTGAAGGGGCAAGGAGCAGGAGAGCTAGACCTCAAGATCTGCTCATCATCCCCAGTTCTCATCCCTCTCTCACCCGACAGTTTACCCTCATGTTTGCGTCTCTCTTTGTGCTGGATCTGTCACAGGGTAGGGGCTAGTTGGGTTTTGTTGGGGATTTTGATCTCTCAAGAAGCTGCCGAATGTGTGAAGAAAAAATGGCTTGATTGTGATGCTTCAATTGGTTGGGTTTTTCTGTGCAGATGTTGAATGTGCCGAATGTGTGAAGAAAAAATGGCTTGATTGTGATGCTTCAATTGGTTGGGTTTTTCTGTGCAGATGTTGAATGTGCCGAATGTGGAAGAAAAAATGTGTGTTTTATGGCTTGATTGTGATGCTTCAGTTGGTTGGGTTTTTCTGGGTTGAATGTgatgagaaagaagaaaactggGTTGGGTATGAGAAAAAATTGACAGGCAGAAgataaattaacagaaataaAAGTTTTGTTGGAACAGACAAACAAGATCAAGGATTGTTTTAACGGAGCTCAAaataggaaagtgttttccttttgaaaggaaaacactttcctacaAGGAAAGGGAAAGTTTAAGTTGACTGGAATTGGAAGGAATTGGTTTTCCTTTGACTTATTTTCCTGATAGtcaccaaacatgggaaagtgaggaaaatgaattccgggaattcattttccttgaaacaaacaaagcaTAAATTGTAATAACAATAAATCTGGAACAAaccaaacatggaaaaaaagagaaaaaaggtgTTAGCCTTGGCTAAAACGAAAAAGGAAAAGCACAGATGCATCCAGGCACGCGAGgaaaatagattaaattttcAGAGAACAGGCAAAACTACCTCCAAACACAAAAGTGCGTGGAAAGGGAATGCACAGCAATATGGCAATGCTCCTCTCAGTTTTTGCACAGAACAAAGCTCAACTCTCAAGGTAACACTTTCTCCACCCACAGCAGAGCAAAtgaacaaaaggaagaaaagaataaaCTGTTCAAACAAATGCATGCATCTATCGTTTGGTATAAATTTCCACTCAGAACAATACGAGGCTAAGATAATACTTACGCTGGACACGTTTGATGACCGAAATACTAACAAAAAATTCCAACAAAATGCCTCAACACTTTGAGCATCTGGAAAACGTCAAGATTCTTAATGCAATCTTCCATCAATAGCATAAAATTGCAAAGGAGAGAATGGATGCCAACCCAGCTATCCCCTTTTCCTCTCCCCACAAAACTACCCCATATCACATGTAAAATTCCTATATGAAACAACTGCACTAAACAGATCAAGCATTTAATAATAAAGCCCAATACAAAATGATATCAAATTTACAACCATAGCTGTGcagttgatataaaaacaaatcattacaTACTATCatgaacagaaaaacaaaaggtgaagGAAGTGCATAAAAGGGACCAGAAAAATTACAAGATGCCTACAACAGCATAGTTGATACAGCTGTGGCAATTGTCCAGGTCAGGAAAGCAGTACGCATCAAAACACTGAGTGTGCACCTTCAAGATCTGTGCCTGTCCTTGTATTCAAATTACAAGAATATTGTAGACCGAAAATCTAATAAACATCATATGAAAAACTCTACATCCTAAtgaaaaaccagaaaagaagGGTATATACAACAAAAGATTCATCAGAACTGCAATATACAAGGAACTGATGACATAAACTCAATTCCAGGGGGGGTGGGGGCTAGAATCTACTTTGTTACAGTGGAAACGGCTACTCATCAATATACAGCCTTAGCTCATCTCTGACCCTTCTGACATCAGATAGGATGACGAATTGCAGGCAATCAAATATGTACAAAAAAGAGCCTCAACATCAGTACAAGGCTTTTTACAAGCTCAAAGAAGAGCTATGGTCAAATAAACAAGTGAGGAGGCTATGCTATGGACCTAATACATATATTCATTTACAGAAGGGAGTGGTGTCTAGtgatttacaaaatataaacatgatGCTCACATCCCAAAACTTGTCACAGACATCCCATTCTATATTCTACAGCTCCACAAATACAACTCATTCTAAACATATCATCGCAGGAGCATTATTTGAAGATTCCTAAATGATGCTTGAGGAAAGAAATAGAGCCAAAAATATCAAGGCTTCTTTTGCAAACTTTGGAGTCGAAAACCATTATGGAAGGAACCAATGAAGCTGCTCAATCTAACACATCTTCCCCAGACATCACAAATTGATCAATCATGAAAACAGAGAGTTGCCCAGTCCACTCCCTGGATGGATGATAAAGGCAGAACCCTTATGTCAATAGGCatgttaaaagaaattaatgagtcAAAAGACACCACTATAGAATTTACCTCTACCACCCAAATATATTAGAATGAGCATTGCATATTCTGAAGCAGATCAATCAAATTCAACTGTTCCCTAGTCCAATTTTTCACTGCCCTATCCTATGTCAGACTTCTATGACagacaaagaaaaattattcatgcACTATTGTAGTGTTTAGATTAAACCAGCCAAATCTGCCAATTTCCTACAGTTGCAAGTTGAACAAATCAGAACTACAAAGgtaaaatatgaaaacaaatcaagtacATTAAAACAGAGATAAATGAGCCTCAACCAGAAGAGGTACATGGGGATCAGGATTACAATTGTTGTATTGGTAGACATATTTCCATATGCAGAACTACTATCCTAAGGAGCAGTTTAATATTTGGCATGCGGTCACAGTTTGAAACAGTAACCATAAACTGAAGAAATTATGATAGGCTTGGTTGAATGCAAGATAACATAATGCAACGCAATGGAAGAATGAATGTGTAATTAAGGAAATAGCTATCATTTCCTTCTTCCATTACATTACATTGCTACCCAAAATTTTGCTTATGGAAACTTCAAcgagaaataagaaaaaatgaagagtatcaaaaaggaagaagaaacagCAGAATGAATCAATGCAATTGAACCCTCAATGAAAGGCTTGAAAGCATATCAAAACCCAAGAACAACAAAATGAGAAGTTTTGCAACCCTAAAAGTACACAAAAAACTGTTAAGCTCAAAATTTAGGTCTTGAAAAGGACCATCATGGCAATCCATTACAACCTATAGTTGAACCTTAAATGCCAAGAAAAAGCAAGTAATTCACTTAGCCAATATGTGttgagcaaaagaaaaaaacagcaatAGGTAGAAACACCATTACTGTTACTACTTACTAAATTGAAACTAAAATGAGAGCAAAAACAGCAACTGGCTTGTACCTACCAATGGTCTATCTTCCACAGCTAGAACATCAAATATTCACATGACTTGTTTTTCCTAAGTTGTTGAACTTAAAAAGACAGGATACCATAAGCTTGAAAAGAATAGATTCAAAATTGACCCTTTTTCCTCTTCAAAAATACTACAAAAAGGTTCTGGACAAAGAATAAAGAGGTAATGGGAGGACCGTGCAGATGGGCTGTTTCTTAAGGCTGGTAAATTAGCAGAGTGTGCAGAGATCGACATCAAAGGCAAAATGTCTTCCAAGGACCATGCTAGCAACCATCAATGATGACACCACTACACAAAAtaatactagaaaaataattgatgcAATGAAGTGAATAACCGCAAGCAAGTTTGAAAAACATGAGATACAATCTAGCTACTTGAAAAACAGAAGATGGCCCATAAATCATGCCAAATTCATGGCCAGAGGCTTAAAAAATAAGCAGTGATGTAATGTCCACTGACTGTGAATAAAAAATCCACCACCAAAAATTTTGAAGTGAATAGTGCTGAATCATGGCACTC from Populus alba chromosome 8, ASM523922v2, whole genome shotgun sequence encodes the following:
- the LOC118053770 gene encoding T-complex protein 1 subunit epsilon — its product is MALAFDEFGRPFVIIKEQDQKVRLRGLDAQKANIASGMAVSRILRTSLGPKGMDKMLQSPDGDVTITNDGATILEQMDVDNQIAKLLVELSRSQDYEIGDGTTGVVVLAGALLEQSQKLLERGIHPIRVAEGYETASRIAVEHLEKISQKYDFGVDNIEPLVQTCMTTLSSKIVNRCKRSLAEISVKAVLAVADLERKDVNLDLIKVEGKVGGKLEDTELIYGILVDKEMSHPQMPKQIEDAKIAILTCPFEPPKPKTKHKVDIDTVEKFQTLRKQEQQYFDVMVQKCKDVGATLVICQWGFDDEANHLLMHRNLPAVRWVGGVELELIAIATGGRIVPRFQELTPEKLGKAGLVREKAFGTTKDRMLYVEHCANSRAVTIFIRGGNKMIIEETKRSIHDALCVARNLIRNNSIVYGGGSAEISCSVAVEAAADRYPGVEQYAIRAFADALDSVPMALAENSGLQPIETLSAVKSQQIKENNHYCGIDCNDAGTNDMREQNVFETLIGKQQQIFLATQVVKMILKIDDVISPSEY
- the LOC118054093 gene encoding anther-specific protein BCP1 translates to MASKVIVLALVFFAIVGLASAAAAPAPSTTVVQAEAPAPSTTVVPAEAPLSDDFIGTDDAAAPSGGDAVVPGPMGSVEAAGGPSGSPKSDSAALKFSAITGVAAVAGCLFF